The genome window ACTGCGGGTTCCCCAGATCCAACGTCCTCACCCCCAACTTGGCGCTCAGCATCGGCCCAATCGTGCTCCCACAGGGACTGTCATTCTTGACCACAAACAGCTGCAGCggcacccccttcctcctcgcgcACTCCTTCACCAGCACAATCCCCGGCGAATTCGTCGCATACCTCTGATTGGCATTAATCTTGATCACCGTCCCCTTGTTCATCTGCGGCTGGTGGTTCCGTTCATACTTGCCCGCATAATTCGGGTGAACAGCATGCGCCATGTCCGCCGAGATCAAAAAGCTTTTCGCGAGGGTCTGCTCAAAGGCCGTTTCGTTGCTTTCGGATTGTTGGTTCCCGTCGACCCCAGGGAGGACGGACAGCCGTCTGAGGACAGCCGGCAGCAAGTTAGAGTCCGCTCCATGGGCGCTCAAACTCCCAATCTCCTCGTGGTCAAAACACGCCACCAGCCTGAtccccgtctcctcctccagacccttcccatccttcaCACTCCCAATCAGAGCCTTGACCGCACAAAACGTCATGTCCAAGTTATCCAACCTCCCGCTGTAGATAAACTCCTCATTCATCCCGCCCAAAACCGCCTTTTGCGTGTCATACAAGATCAGCTCGAAATCCTGAATGTCCTCCACTTTGTCCACCCCGGCCTCTTTGGCAATGAGTTTCAAAAACTCCGAATGATGTCTCTCGTCAATAGCCTTCAGCggctcaaactcctcctcttccccttcctcgacaTCCCCCTTCTTGTTAagaacctcctccaccaaccccgcaATAggcaccatctcctcctccttattCGGATCAAAATTGCTCTGCCTATGCAAATGAATCGCCAAGCTCGGGATCCTCACAATCGGCttctccaccctcaccaacctctgcTCAAACCCGCCCTCTTTTACCCTGACgagcaccctccccgccaccgACAAATCCCTGTCGAACCAGCTGTGCCAGATCCCGCCCCCGTACGTCTCGACACCGACCTGGAGGTACCCGTTCGCGGTGCGTTTGCTGACTGGCTTGACACGGAGGCAGGGGGAGTCAGTGTGCGCGCCGATCATGGCGATGGGGTTGCCGGGGGACCATCGAGACCCGACGGCGAAggcgatgagggaggaggcgttgCGGGTGAGGTAGTATTTACCTCCGGgagagatggtggagggggtcCAGGGGGTGCGTTCGGAGATGGGGTGGAAGCCtgctttttggaggagggaggtggcggttTGGACTGCGTGGTAGGCTAgacaggggggggggggaaggggttagTTGATGGGaggaaaggaagaggagggggagacaAACGGGTGGGAGAGGCGTTGACAAAGTCGAGGAACTCGTGGGCggaggcgggagggggtgccattttggatgaggtggaggagaagtaATGGCAGGGCACGCGAGCTGTTGTGTAATGAAGAGGTCGAAGTCGAACTGGGGTTTTCAAAGAGGGGCAAGCAATAGAAGAAGAAAACGAGGTGAACGCCCTTTtacaagcagcagcagcagtggtgTGTTGTTTTGCTGTTATTGTTGTCCTCAACGCAATTCGCTGGTGATGGCAGCTTTTTATACACAGCATTTGAGAGAAAGGGAtttaggaaaaaaaagaaagaacaAAACGGAATCaataaaaagaagaaacagcTGCTTGGGTGGTGGCTCGCTCTTTCACTCTCTCTTACGTTTTTGGCGGGGTAAAAACTGCTAGTTCTCCCTTTCAAGTCACAGCTTGCAGCTCGGAGGGCGGGGGAAGGAAGGTCAACATCATTACCCCACTGGCCTGATGGAGTCGGTAGCCGCGGTGGGGTTCCGTGGggccgggggggggggggagggttccTTGTTGGATTTATCATGAAATATTGTCTGTGGAAGGTATATATTTGAtgctttttttctctcaACTGTTGAGCTTTAGATTTTGCTGTTAGGTTAATGATGGGCTCAATAGGTATTTCGCTCTGGAAGCTTTCATCCCCAACCCGCCCGTCCCATCAAAAACCATACAACCAATCAAACACCCGGCATTACCTACCCACTGTGCCTACgcatctctctctcccgcTTCCCCACTTCCTTTCACCTCTCCGCCGAACCACTACTCGGCACGAGAGCGGCCCGATGATCAACAGCAAGGACCGGGAAGCGTCTAAGCTATCCCGCCACTCCgtcttcaccatcaccaaacagGCAGCTCCGGAACTACCTCCCACCACGACTTCCCAAATCCAAAAACTCATGACAGGAGTTGAGCCTCAATCAGTCACCCTCACCGAATTGGATTACACGTAGGGTGACCCACCGCTAGGCCTAATACGGTTGACACGAGTGAGTGGGCAGGCAGGCCTGGGGAAGGTGTCTATCTGGCCGCCTGGATCTCGCCTCACCTTTTTTGCCTTGCCTCGCCTGGTCAGGCAAGATAGGGAAGGAGACCTTGCAGCGGGTACGGGTACAGTCATGATGCCAGCCCTACCAGGCACCAAGCAGGAAGGGTCCTGCTCTTTTGTAATGTTAGCAAGTGGTGATTGGTTGGACGGCGGTGTTGTAGGTAGGCTGCCTCTTGTAGAGTTCGATAAAGGGATATGGCACGATAATGACTGTTGCGCTTCGCAATCGCAgcggaaaaggaaaaggcctATTAGGTCTACTTTAGTCATTTAAACACACCAGGTGGTCAGTCGCGTGGGCTGGTGAGAGGccttcttggtgatgaccaCCTCGGAGGCTTGCATCTGCTTTGCTGTCAGTGTATCTTGTGCATTTCACACTCGCTTCGACTCGGTAAACACCTGCTGCATTTGGATGAGCACTTGAGCTTCATTTGCAAAGTCCCATGCTTTGCATCTTGCAGTGTCCAAAAGCAAACATCTATTCTTATCTCCAAGCCCAGCACCATAGACACCTAGGCAACTTTCTAGAAGCGACTCATTCTCAGTCCGATCCTTGGTTCAAAATCTGAAACGCTTCTTCTAGAGGCAAACATCCTTCCTGGAGCTAGTCTCGGAGTTTGCATCAACGAAAAGAGGTTTGTTTGCTTGTTATGCTTCTATTCTGGAGTATTACTTACCCTTCTTGCTAAGCAATTCCCCAGCAATTATTCCCATCTGTTCCCATGAGGCTCaacatgatgttgatggtaAACAATCCCATGGCTAACCCAAAGTTGGTGGAAGCCTGGAGCTTCCAGTCCGGTTTTGTAGCTCGGTGCGACTctcctcccatcatcatcatcatcatcagatgAGTAACACCGTCGCTTCAAGAGGGGGTTTCGCTTCCAAGCTTTTTAGTCCACGTTGTCAGGTTACATCCTCTCCAGTTTTCCCGTCTTGTCTTTTCCTAGCCTGTGGCTTTTACATAGTAGGGAGTTGGTTGCatggatggggatgtggcCTGTGTTTATAGTGCACAAATGTATCCAACATGGTGATCAGGCTGGAGAAAACCCTCGATACACCTAGTCCGAGCCCCGAGCTGAAATACATCTTctatagatatatatatatatatatcaaAAAGATAGAGCCACCTGCAACTCTCCTCGTATGAGGTGCCTGAAAAAAAATAGCTGAAAGGCAAAAGCGCAatctccaaaaaaaataggGTTACGTCGCATATCACGAGCGCGCGCAtcgcagcagcaggacaCATTTcgcatggcatggcatggcataGCACCTGTCCATCGGGGGCAGTCCCCGTTCCTGGCGAGGAtctcttttctcctccttctccatctgtCCGTTGTCAGCTTGTCAGTTCATCCGGGCCGTCACTGGGTAGGTAGGCGAGGACCGGGGGGGCCAAGTTCAGGTAAGGTGTGGCGAGGTGTGATCTCCAGGTACAAAGTTGATTCCTACCCCCGTCCTCAAACTCCCAATTGAGTGATAGACCGTTTTTTTCTGGAATACGATCGAATAGAAGCTGGTGTCTTGCAATCCAGGTCCCTGCCCTGAAGCCTCGCAAGTCCTGTTGGCGACATGCCAGGTAGTTTGAAGCAGCTGGATGTACCCCCAAGTACCTCAAAAAACCCCTGCTCACCTGGACCTTTGCCTTGCCTGCTCCGTCCCTTTACCTGCTCCGTCCCTTTGCCTGCTCCGTCCCTTTGCCAACCCACCCGCACCACTCCCAAGTTTAAACTTATGATCCCAGCATCTGGCGTTGCGTGGCTTTTCTCACCTTTTGGtcacctcacctctctcATGCTGTTGAACCAATCAGCCCGTTTTGCTTCGTACTCCGGACCTTCCAGCGGTCCCATTTGCCCAGATGAAGGTGTTCAACACCATTCAGGGTTAGGGGTCGACATGCTTGGTAGATGCACCTCGCCAATCTCTACATCTCATCtccaatcaccaccaccactcaccgTTTACATCGGCGAATTTCCCCCATCTTTTTCCCCGTTACAATTTTTCATCCgaaatttaaaataaaataaaaataaaataaaaaatcccccaaaaaaaccaaagaaagaaagggaggGATGGTGACGCGCCTTTGTCTTTcgtcctttcttttttcccctaccccttcccccttgtTAAATTAGCGGAGGATTTAGAGATGCGGATAGCAGATACGCGAAATATGACGTCCCAATCCCTACACACAGTGTGTGTTGCAAATATCACCATGATAGATCAAATCTGCGACCATGATACCAACAAAGACACTCTGAACCGATCAaggtagagagagagagagagagaggggaaaTAGGATTTGGCCCAAGCTCAACCTTCCCAGATCGAGCGAAGGGCTGCACAAACGATGACGATCCTTGGCGGGTGCGGGCGGCGGGCGATCAGACAAGGATTTGTGTCAACTCCTTGTTGTCAACTCTCGGTCGAAAGCAACATTCTCCAGGAAATGTCATAGCTACCCGACATATCTGATGGGAAAGGGTTTGTCGTGGAAGATccggggatgatgatggctgctgctacCTTGTGAGGCGAAGGGGACTGTAGCCTTTTGGTTGTGGTGAAAtgagcgaggatgatgatgcagcagTGTTGGACACTTCTGCACCAAGGCAAAAAGATCACCAcgttttaattaattttttttttttttttttttttttttttacactCTATAGATATTCTTCACCCACCTCCCGTACCTTGCAGCTCTTCATTCTTATcatgttttctttttatccCCCTCGTACCTTGCAGCTAAAAGTTCCGGCCCATTCTGCACTCGTAGCTGAGTATCAGTGGCAACTATTCCCGCCTTTCTCCAGCAAATCTCTAGATATTCCAACTTCCACATTCCACACTGTCTATTTCGATAGAAAAGCCAATGTGGCaaaaaatatcttttttgTAGGTGTGGTCTCTGCGGTCTCtgagtgggtggtggtgtggcttCAGCTCCGTCCCAACGCTGCAGGCTGGCACACCTCTTTTCTAGGCAACAAGAATCGTCgcaaaaaataaaaaataaaaaaaggtaCAGGTTATCAGTCGAGGAGGACGTTTTTGAAATTATGGAGAGTTGGCTGTGCGCGAGGGTATGGCGTGTGAGGATGAGCTGGCTTGATCCCGGTCTTCCGGGTCGACTACCTGGATGGGACaaagatgggggggttgtctACGGTAGGGTATCTAGGAGGACAAAAAAGCGTGGGGGATCAGCGTGCAGGAAGGGATGGATAGTTGGTTGGGATGAAAGCCTGTAGACTTGATTAAGAAAAAAGGTGCTGTTCAGATaagagctgctgctgtccttGTTCTCATGAAAATGTACAACAAGTAAGGCTCGATGAGGTGAGTAAGTGAGACCTCACATGACCGCTTGTACAGATCGagacttttttctttgttccCTGACCCCAAAAGTCTGGGGGGTGGTAGATGTCATGGCAGGCTAAATCACCTGTGACACGGGTTGTACAGAACCAACAAACCTTACCTGTGCAAGGTGATGCTATAGCTAAGAAAACAAAAGGTTATTCTGCTTGAACTCGTGATCTCTGCACACGGAAGACAGAGAGAGGCGGGGAACGGGAGGATGTATGTGCGTTTTATTAGAGTGATTATGTGGGGAGATATATTGCGGATGTTGGAGAAAAACGGGGATGGATCATGGGGGACTGATTGGAGTGTGTAGGAGATGCAATAGGGGATTCCTTTTATAGGCAGCTTTggtcctctctctctctctctctctctctctctctctctctctctctctctctctctctctctctctctctctctctctctctctctcgtgtTTGTATGATGATTGTAGAGCGATATGgcttgggagaggggagctGGACGGAATGACGGTGGACGATGCAGCGTCACTCTAAAATGGTGAACAATGGCGTTGTCATTTGTCACTTGATCGCCCCACTTTTTGGGATGGTGGCTTGAGCCCTTGTCAGCGAGAGAAaatgagggagggggttcaAGAGGCTTCGAACTCGAATTAAACAGAGGAAATCAAACATGTTTCTTCATTTTCAAGTTGGTATCGGTGTATCAGACTGGCCAATGGCTGCACATGGACCGAAACTGACAGATGCCTTTGAAAGTTGTTGTGCTTCAGATCTCGACGTTGGTCCAGTCGATTGAGTTTAGCTCTCGTAGATCCTCAAGCGCAGGCTGTCGGAATCCTGTctgaagagagagagcgagacTTGTGTGCACAGACCACCGTCAAGCtttgtggtttttttttaatcaGCGGAGTCTTTGGTGGAGGGATACCCGCCTCTTTCATGgtccccaccaaccccagcgCACGAGGGCCTGAGAGAGTTTGATTGTCCAGCTTCGATGCCAAACCTCGCCTCGACGAAATGTTTTTGTTTATTTTCAATCAGAGAGGTTTTAATCCCCACAGAGGCCCTCCCCCATGCTGAGGAAGCCGACGCGGGGTTCTGCTTCACCGTCCTCTCCTCGCAAGCAAGCGTGAGCAAAAGCAGCCGAAGAGAGCTCCAAGAATCCGAAACGGGCTTGGTAGAGTGGGCGGCAGCGGCTGAGCAAGGGGGTCATCCTGGGCCCGGGCCCTTGGCCCTGGCACTTCCTCTTTTGATCTCAACAGCCGGGAGGCATTAGTTGGGCAGCACCATGACTCCATATAGGTGCACACTCAAGGCTGTATGgaaagaagatgatgaaccaCGGTTGCCCACCGAGAGCGCAGCGAGCTCTTGCGCTATCGGGGCCTTGTAGGGCAGCCGCAGCACGGGGGCGACGGGCGGGAGAGCTCGGTGCAAGGGCACGGCAACGCACGGCGGACGACCGATCGATCATCGCAAGGCGGTAGAGTCTGGAGAGCCTGCCTTGTCACGCCCGGATGACTGTGACGGTCATGCTTTCCACCGTCTACCGATGCTGGCTAACGGCGACAGCGAGGCCGTTGGTTGTACAGTCCCATACCGCTGCACTCAAGCGTACGTGACCACTTGTCAGCAGCTCATCGCTACTCGACAGACGAATCTGACAGAAATCCGCAATCGAAGCGTGAAATCTGACAATGGCTGAGGTGTTCGTTCGAGTTTCCTTGATCATGCACTTGGTTCCTCTCAAGACCATAGGGGAATTCCACGTTGTTGAACCTCGGACCCGAACAGTTACGCAAGGTCCCGTCATAGGCCAAGCCCGTCGCCTTCTCTGTCGTATAGAAAGCTCATCAAGAAGAATTCCCACTAGGGTAGTGCCCATGAAAGTTCCAGAAAAGGAGGCCTATCTATCGATGTCTGGAGTTGTACACACATAGTAGgctctggggttgggggccGCGGGGGCCTAACCAGATAGATACTCACCTTGATTGGGTATTTGGCTTTTGATGGCTCATTGGCGGACGGTGCGcggtgaggtgggtgaggtgggCTGGGCTCAATTTGCCTGTCTTTCTTGAACGGCCGCCACCCTGGGCTCAAGTTCCTGTCTGCTGTCTGCTGTCTGCTGGCGAGATGATGAATTTCTCGGTGAATGGGGGGACTGGACTGATGTGCTCGGCAGCACTGCAGCTTGTTCTCACTCGCTCtctcgtcttcatcttgcGCTGCTGCCCCTGGTCGCTTTTGGGTTCCAGGTGCAGGGGGGGCGCCCGACGGTTTGTGGTGTAGGCGGGCAGGTAGACCCTCTTCCCATCGAGGTATCGATGGAGTACCTGAGGTACTCGAGGTACTTGGCTCTCCCACCCCGGCCACGCCCGCCAGACGTGCTTGGTTGCTGGGCTCTCGCTGTGATCGGCCCAACCCCTTTACTGTCACTGTCGCTGTCACCATCTCGGCAGTGAAAGTTGAGGGTTTACTTCATTACTTCGAGTCCTcgcttgttggtggtggaagcaGAGCATCATCAGCTTCCGTTGAATTTGTCGCCAAGACCGTGACACCATGCTAGGTCGACCCGGGCGGGCGGTCATTGCTGTCTGCTCACGGGTGGCGGGGAGTGATCAATCGTTTAGTCAGTTGAAGCCAAGGTGGATGAGAATAATAGACATGAAAGCTATCGtcttgaaaaaaaaaaagaggcagtgagaaggagagacagagagacagagagacagagagacagagagacagagagacagagagacagagagacagagagacagagagacagagagacagagagagagaaaagaagcgCCAGACACCAGGCGCTAGAGACCCCTGCACCAAAGGTACCTCGCGAGTACCAAGGGTACCTGTTGGTACAGGCTGCCCTGGGGTTCCGCCTCCAACCAAGTAGCGTCTGACACCGGCGGGCAGAGCAGCCAGAGCCCATCGTAGTAGGCcccacatccccatccttcCAGGTTCTTTTCTCCCTTCCCAACTTTCCATTCCCACTCCTGGGCACACCACCGCctgcctccctcttcttccgtGCCCACCACCGTTGCGTTGTCGCcgaacctcaacctcaaccttcACTGAagcttttctctctcctccatTACCTACCTTTTCATCATAGTATTGGAACTGCTCTCACCTAGCCACTCGGCCACTCAACCACCGTGTGTGTCTATAATTGCAACAACTGAACTGCTAGGTGCTGCGTACCGGCTCCGGaacctcgtcctccaccTCTTTTTTTGGGCCGCTTCTctcacgacgacgacacgacacgaccacgaccacgaccacgaCGAACAGCAGCTTTGTTTCTGACCCTAGCTCACGCGCTCTCGGTCGCCCTTGACTTCTCTCACTGACATTTTGTTATTTGTGGGCTCCACGAGCGCCGAATTGATCTTGGTCGACATACACTGAGGGGATTTGTTTGGCGACATCTTGATCAAAGGCCTAACCGCTGTCGCCCCAGCGACACCGCCGCTTTGAACGCGCGCCGAAGCTTGCCCTCGCCATCAAAGCCGCAGGTATATGGGAATCCGCCACGGTCAATATCCCAACACGCCGACGCTTGGCTCCGCAGCTGTCTCGCCCTCTCGCCCCGGTGCGCTGCAGAAAAGGATAGCAAGGAGTTGATTCCACTACTCAACTGCGGCCATGGCCGCCAACATACCGCCACAGATGGTTCCCAACCATATGATGCtgcttcagcagcagcaacagcagcagcagcgagtCAAatcccaacagcagcagcagcaaatcaACCAACTTGTCATGACCTATGTTGTCAACACGCAGCCTGAGGCCGCTCCAAACACATGGCAGAGTGCCATGTCTCATAACGAGCGATATGGAAAGACTCTGAACCTGTAAGTACTGGACGGTTGAGATGCAACTGAGTGCATGACAAGCCTGGGTCACTAACGGGACTGCAGCGTCACAAACGTAATACTTGCCATGTCGACCGGCAATTTCACCGCTGTCTTTCAACACGCAACCGACTTCGAGAAAAAGGCTTGGCTGAGTTCTGAAAATAAGGTGAGCGCCACACGTCCCCTTCCAGTATATTCGTTGCACCGTTTGcattttctctttttctttttaggCAGAAGCCCGGACTGTATTTTGACATTTTCCAGGCCATGTACGACAGAGCCTTGCAAGGCAAAATCGACGAGATGGTCGCACGCAGACAGGGCAACACGCAACAGCTTCAGAACCagctgcagcagcagcagcagcaacaacagcagcatcatcagcagcagcagcaacgtcagcagcagcatcagcagcaacagatgCTCATGAACCAgatggctgctgctcgaATGGGGCCGACCGGCCAGCCTGGATTTCCAGGCATGCAAAACCCGATGCAAGTCCCTCAAGGACCCCCACAAGCCCAGCTTGGTATGGGCTTGGCTGGGAACCCTCAGAACAGGCCCGGGCAACCACCGTTCGGAATGCAGATGGGACAGCCTGCACGTCCTATGGGTCCCATGGGCCAGCTGCAGCCCAATGAGATCAATGCCGTCAACGAGGTCGCGCAGAGGCTGATGAGCCAAGTTCCCGAACCCCAGAAAGCCCAAATGCGCCAGAAAATCATGGAGAACCTGGGCCCGCGTGCTGCTCAGTTCCACGGGGATGTACTCGTGTGGCATTTTCAGCAAGAGGCCCTGCGGCAAATGACTGCGAGCCGGCAGaggcaagctcaagctctTGGACAGCAACGAATGGCCAACGGAATGCCGCAGGGCCAACCAGGACAGATGAACCCGAACCAACTCATGATCAACCCACTAGCACAGCAGCCAGTCATGCCGAATGGCCCGATGCTCGGCGCCAACATCGAAACTATACGGAACGAGCGTCAACAAGCTCTGCTCGCCCAGCAGCAGGGACAGATGGTTGTCCCGGCGAGCAACGGCCAGGCCAGAACTGTTACGCCAGGCCCGATGAACGGGATGCCGGGCGCTCAACCGAGCGTGAACCAAGCTTCTCGACCAATGCCGGCGGGACAGAATTTTGGCGTTCAGCAGCCTGGTGTTGCCCGAGGACCGATGATGGGACACCCGATGCAAGGACAACCGGGCGGTCTCGCCGGGCCCCCTACCACGTCTCAGAGTCCAGCCATGAACACGTTGAACGCGCCGATGCAGCAGCCGCCCGTTCCGATGGGGCATGTGGGGAGACAACCGCCCGTTAACCCAGGTAACCCGGCCATGGGCAGCTTGAACCCGCAATTCAGCCATCAGAACAACACACGACCGCCCTCGGCGATGCCAGGTGTCATGAACGGCGCGGCGCTGGCCGGAGGTCGAGGAATACCCGAAGGAGCAATGGGCAACTGGAATCAGCAGCAACGGGCGGCCATGATGAGTGGTTTGTCGATGGGCACACCTGGCCAGATGCCCGGGGCACCGGAACAACTCCGAGCCGGCCAGATGAACATGGCGAATCAGGGACCGGGACCGAACGGGCCACCAAACCCGGCAGTGCAGGCCAAGATGTTGGAATACTTGCAAACCCCACACGGCAAGGCGGCCATCGACAACATGGACATAGCGCCTGGTGTTTTCGGCATGCTTGCGAACAACGGAACGAATGTGGGGCCAAACATTAAGAAATGGTTTCAGCTCAAGGCCCTGGCAGTCAACAACCCGGCGCAACTGAACATGTTGCAGGCCGTCCAGCACAGGCAGTTCGCAGTAATGTGGAACCAACAACAGAAGAGGCAGCAAGCAAACCAACCCCAAGGCAACCCCGGCGCTCCTTTCCAGCCGCCCCAGCTGCCCCCCGGCGAGGAATACCCCCAGCATGTCGCCCAGCTGACCCCGCAAGAGGTCCAGGCATTCATGAGCAGGAGTGCCAATCATGCGAACCAGAACCCGGCCATGGTCTCGGAGATACTCAGAAGATTGAAGTACACCGACTACGCCAAGAAGATCTGGGAGAAGCAcaacaagcagcagcagcagcagcagcagggaaTCAATAATGTCAATGCTGGCGGCCAAAAGGCTCCGTCACAGATAGTacccccaacacccaccacacaACCAGGTGCCCCTCCGATGGCTCAGCCGAACATGCCGCCAAAGCCCTCGAGCACCCCGGTGGCTCCTCCAGCATCCACGCCAGCCAGACAGACACCCAAGATTCCTCAACAACCgcaacctcaacagcagTCACAGCCGGCGCCGCAGTCACAGCAACAGCCGGGACAACATGGACCGAACCCTTCCCCCGTGCCCGCCCCCAGGCACAACCTCAAGCGAAAGCCGGACGATTCCGAAGGTGCGGCCCAAGCGAACAATGCCGCTCAACGACCAGCGCCGGGACCTGGAGCTCAGACCAATATCCGTGCACCCCCACCGTTCAAGCCGCTTCCTGAGGAACAGGTTGTGGCCCTGGGGCCGCAGGAAAGGGCCGAGTATGATGCCACCTTGCGGCTTCATCAGCGCATCACGGCCATCACCACGGAAGAACAGCTATTCGCCCAAGGACAGAACGAGGTGCCGGTGCCCATGGACGCAGAACTATTGGGGAAAACCCGCAGGACGCTCCTGGGAGCATTGAGCACCATGAGAGGTGTAAGCGCGTGGTCGCAGGCATGGTTCTTCAAGACCAAGGACGAGGAACGTCTGAGGATTTTCCTTCGAGCAGTACGTATATCCGGATCGAGTCTCTACATCACGGGAAGCTGACTGACATGTCGTGTAGCGGCACAAACTTTACAGGCAGCTCGTTCCAAACAAGGACGCATCACAGCCGTCAACCATCTTGCGGCCCGTCCTCACCATTTCGCCCCAGGAACTCGACCAGATCCAGCAGATGCTCAAGAACATGGCCACTGACATCAAGACCTATTGCGTACCCTCGCTTGGTCTGCAAAATAGCTGGAGTCAGGCGAACGGCGGGACGCCAACCCAGCGGCCTGCGCAAGCACCCACGCCTCTGAGCCAAGCCAATCTGGAGAAGCAGACACAGGCGTTGAAGCAGGCGCAGAACCGCACCGCCGCGAAGAACGTTGCCGCCCCGGCCGCTCCGACGACCACGCAGCCGCCTTTCTCGTTTGGGGCTCACAAGTCGCCGGCCGGCAATCCGGAATACCTGAGCGAGCCGCTTCTCACACGGGACGGGCTCCAGGCACCACCTGCCaggaagaagcccaagacgGGAGCAAACCACAGCTCGCCGCCGGCCATTCAGCCGGGCACTGGCTCCCTGTCGCCCAACGTCAAGGCGCCCTCTCCCGTTGTCAGCCGGAAGCAGGAGCCGGCCAAGACGGCACCCAAATTCATGTGTCCCGAACCCGGTTGCGAGCAAATGTCTGTGGGTTTCGAGAGCGAGGAAGCGCTTGGCATGCacaagcaggaggagcacaTCCGGCCATTCCAAGATCCTGTCGCCTTCATGCGGGAGAACATGGCTGCGGCACTGAAGCTTGACGAACAGGGCAGGCCCGTCTCGGCGCCGGCCATGGTTGGCAGTCTTTCCAAGCAAGGCCAGACACCCATGAGCAAGCCTGATCTGGCGGCGACGCCCATGTCTCGCGACGCGTCGATGAGACGACAGGGCAGTGCCGCGGGAGGACGGGAGAGCACGGCGACACCACGGATGGCGGCGAGCACGCCCATGGCGCCGATGGACGAGATGTGGGCGGGCACGACGATCGACCCGCAGAATCTGTTTGCCGGGCTGGGGCCCACGATAGACGCGACCACGGGCAACATGATGCACGAGTTTGGGACGTACCGATCGATCACGCCCAACGACACGCCCGAGTCGACGGCCAGCAAAGACAGCGGGGTTTCGGAGCCGAATAGCGACATCCTCGAGGGCACCGGGCTGGATATCAACTTGACGTTCCAGAACTTCAACGAGGATGTGCTGATGGACATGAACAGGATCAACATGGATTCGCTGGATAGTTTGGTGGACAGCGACCTGTACGGcccgggtggtggttttggcggCG of Podospora pseudopauciseta strain CBS 411.78 chromosome 7 map unlocalized CBS411.78m_7, whole genome shotgun sequence contains these proteins:
- a CDS encoding uncharacterized protein (COG:A; EggNog:ENOG503NXW3); the protein is MAANIPPQMVPNHMMLLQQQQQQQQRVKSQQQQQQINQLVMTYVVNTQPEAAPNTWQSAMSHNERYGKTLNLVTNVILAMSTGNFTAVFQHATDFEKKAWLSSENKAMYDRALQGKIDEMVARRQGNTQQLQNQLQQQQQQQQQHHQQQQQRQQQHQQQQMLMNQMAAARMGPTGQPGFPGMQNPMQVPQGPPQAQLGMGLAGNPQNRPGQPPFGMQMGQPARPMGPMGQLQPNEINAVNEVAQRLMSQVPEPQKAQMRQKIMENLGPRAAQFHGDVLVWHFQQEALRQMTASRQRQAQALGQQRMANGMPQGQPGQMNPNQLMINPLAQQPVMPNGPMLGANIETIRNERQQALLAQQQGQMVVPASNGQARTVTPGPMNGMPGAQPSVNQASRPMPAGQNFGVQQPGVARGPMMGHPMQGQPGGLAGPPTTSQSPAMNTLNAPMQQPPVPMGHVGRQPPVNPGNPAMGSLNPQFSHQNNTRPPSAMPGVMNGAALAGGRGIPEGAMGNWNQQQRAAMMSGLSMGTPGQMPGAPEQLRAGQMNMANQGPGPNGPPNPAVQAKMLEYLQTPHGKAAIDNMDIAPGVFGMLANNGTNVGPNIKKWFQLKALAVNNPAQLNMLQAVQHRQFAVMWNQQQKRQQANQPQGNPGAPFQPPQLPPGEEYPQHVAQLTPQEVQAFMSRSANHANQNPAMVSEILRRLKYTDYAKKIWEKHNKQQQQQQQGINNVNAGGQKAPSQIVPPTPTTQPGAPPMAQPNMPPKPSSTPVAPPASTPARQTPKIPQQPQPQQQSQPAPQSQQQPGQHGPNPSPVPAPRHNLKRKPDDSEGAAQANNAAQRPAPGPGAQTNIRAPPPFKPLPEEQVVALGPQERAEYDATLRLHQRITAITTEEQLFAQGQNEVPVPMDAELLGKTRRTLLGALSTMRGVSAWSQAWFFKTKDEERLRIFLRARHKLYRQLVPNKDASQPSTILRPVLTISPQELDQIQQMLKNMATDIKTYCVPSLGLQNSWSQANGGTPTQRPAQAPTPLSQANLEKQTQALKQAQNRTAAKNVAAPAAPTTTQPPFSFGAHKSPAGNPEYLSEPLLTRDGLQAPPARKKPKTGANHSSPPAIQPGTGSLSPNVKAPSPVVSRKQEPAKTAPKFMCPEPGCEQMSVGFESEEALGMHKQEEHIRPFQDPVAFMRENMAAALKLDEQGRPVSAPAMVGSLSKQGQTPMSKPDLAATPMSRDASMRRQGSAAGGRESTATPRMAASTPMAPMDEMWAGTTIDPQNLFAGLGPTIDATTGNMMHEFGTYRSITPNDTPESTASKDSGVSEPNSDILEGTGLDINLTFQNFNEDVLMDMNRINMDSLDSLVDSDLYGPGGGFGGGQEAYQFTFEDMTMGNDFSKPFQFDNSGYMMDASV
- a CDS encoding uncharacterized protein (MEROPS:MER0003374; COG:E; EggNog:ENOG503NWB8), encoding MLCIKSCHHQRIALRTTITAKQHTTAAAACKRAFTSFSSSIACPSLKTPVRLRPLHYTTARVPCHYFSSTSSKMAPPPASAHEFLDFVNASPTPYHAVQTATSLLQKAGFHPISERTPWTPSTISPGGKYYLTRNASSLIAFAVGSRWSPGNPIAMIGAHTDSPCLRVKPVSKRTANGYLQVGVETYGGGIWHSWFDRDLSVAGRVLVRVKEGGFEQRLVRVEKPIVRIPSLAIHLHRQSNFDPNKEEEMVPIAGLVEEVLNKKGDVEEGEEEEFEPLKAIDERHHSEFLKLIAKEAGVDKVEDIQDFELILYDTQKAVLGGMNEEFIYSGRLDNLDMTFCAVKALIGSVKDGKGLEEETGIRLVACFDHEEIGSLSAHGADSNLLPAVLRRLSVLPGVDGNQQSESNETAFEQTLAKSFLISADMAHAVHPNYAGKYERNHQPQMNKGTVIKINANQRYATNSPGIVLVKECARRKGVPLQLFVVKNDSPCGSTIGPMLSAKLGVRTLDLGNPQLAMHSIREMGGSWDVEHAIGLFEGFLEGYGGLEGGLVVD